A region from the Sandaracinus amylolyticus genome encodes:
- a CDS encoding 2-isopropylmalate synthase, with product MSTVESQDYVRIFDTTLRDGEQSPGASMTSEEKLEIARALSRLGVDVIEAGFPASSPDDFAAVRAIAERIGRDPVPGRPQAEPPIVCGLARATKNDIERAYEAVKVAMRPRIHTFLSTSPIHREHKLRMTKEQVIERVREMVARARELCEDVEFSAEDAGRTEPEYLWEVASVAIAAGATTINLPDTVGYLTPFELHAMIAGVKKNAVGVDRVILSVHCHDDLGLGVANTLAGLEAGARQAELTINGIGERAGNAALEEVVMALAVRRDRMNLRTGIDPTQITRTSRLVSAHTGMLVPPNKAIVGANAFAHESGIHQDGLLKHEKTYEILKAEDVGASGTRLVLGKHSGRHALEKRLAELGVTMDQPALDQAFSAMKALADRKKHVTDADLLALVSSERREELGGWRLEALQISAGTQGMPTATVRLRGEDGRDVTQAAVGTGPVHACFRAIDAVVDLPVELLEYTVHAVTEGIDALGEVSVRVRDASGGLHAGYGADTDVLVASAKAYLAALDRARKERVVAKASEQARLKESA from the coding sequence ATGTCCACGGTGGAGAGCCAGGACTACGTTCGCATCTTCGACACGACGCTGCGTGACGGCGAGCAGTCGCCGGGCGCGTCGATGACGAGCGAGGAGAAGCTCGAGATCGCGCGTGCGCTCTCGCGCCTCGGAGTCGACGTCATCGAGGCGGGCTTCCCCGCGTCGTCGCCCGACGACTTCGCCGCGGTGCGCGCGATCGCGGAGCGGATCGGTCGCGATCCGGTGCCGGGCCGCCCGCAGGCGGAGCCGCCGATCGTGTGCGGCCTCGCGCGCGCGACGAAGAACGACATCGAGCGTGCGTACGAAGCCGTGAAGGTCGCGATGCGCCCGCGCATCCACACCTTCCTCTCCACCAGCCCGATCCACCGCGAGCACAAGCTCCGGATGACGAAGGAGCAGGTGATCGAGCGCGTGCGCGAGATGGTCGCGCGCGCGCGCGAGCTCTGCGAGGATGTCGAGTTCAGCGCGGAGGACGCGGGGCGCACCGAGCCCGAGTACCTCTGGGAGGTCGCGTCGGTCGCGATCGCCGCGGGCGCGACGACGATCAACCTGCCGGACACGGTCGGCTATCTGACGCCGTTCGAGCTGCACGCGATGATCGCGGGCGTGAAGAAGAACGCGGTCGGCGTCGACCGCGTGATCCTGAGCGTGCACTGCCACGACGATCTCGGGCTCGGCGTCGCGAACACGCTCGCCGGGCTCGAGGCCGGAGCTCGTCAAGCGGAGTTGACCATCAACGGCATCGGCGAGCGCGCGGGCAACGCGGCGCTCGAGGAGGTCGTGATGGCGCTGGCGGTCCGTCGTGATCGCATGAACCTGCGCACCGGGATCGACCCGACGCAGATCACGCGCACGAGCCGCCTCGTCAGCGCGCACACCGGCATGCTGGTGCCGCCGAACAAGGCGATCGTCGGCGCGAACGCATTCGCGCACGAGTCGGGCATCCACCAGGACGGCCTGCTCAAGCACGAGAAGACGTACGAGATCCTGAAGGCCGAGGACGTCGGCGCGAGCGGCACGCGGCTCGTGCTCGGCAAGCACTCGGGGCGTCACGCGCTGGAGAAGCGTCTCGCCGAGCTCGGCGTGACGATGGATCAGCCCGCGCTCGATCAGGCGTTCAGCGCGATGAAGGCGCTCGCGGATCGCAAGAAGCACGTGACCGACGCGGACCTGCTCGCGCTGGTCTCGTCGGAGCGTCGCGAAGAGCTCGGCGGCTGGCGCCTCGAGGCGCTGCAGATCTCGGCGGGCACGCAGGGCATGCCGACCGCGACGGTTCGTCTTCGCGGCGAGGACGGACGCGACGTGACGCAGGCCGCCGTGGGCACGGGCCCCGTGCACGCGTGCTTCCGCGCGATCGACGCGGTGGTCGATCTGCCGGTCGAGCTGCTCGAGTACACGGTGCACGCGGTGACCGAGGGCATCGACGCGCTCGGCGAGGTCAGCGTGCGGGTGCGCGATGCGTCGGGCGGTCTGCACGCCGGGTACG
- the ilvC gene encoding ketol-acid reductoisomerase has translation MPVANRRFSTEDRNRGETTMQIRYDRDADLSLIRSKKVAIVGYGSQGHAHAQNLRDSGVQVVIALRDGSGSAKKAKADGFDVKSPAQAAEWADVVMMLAPDTSQPAIWRESVAPAMRKGKTLMFAHGFNIRYGTVTPPPDIDVSMVAPKGPGHRVRETFAEGGGVPALLAVHQDASGSADALAMSYASAIGGGRAGVLTTTFTEETETDLFGEQAVLCGGVSALVKAGFETLVDAGYQPELAYFECLHELKLIVDLMYRGGLRYMRHSISDTAEWGDYQAGPRIVDERVRGEMKKLLGEIQDGTFARRWIAENESGRGQYKSIKRSERNHQIEEVGAGLRKMMPFVQPVTVEENE, from the coding sequence GTGCCAGTCGCGAACAGACGATTTTCGACCGAAGACAGGAATCGAGGAGAGACCACAATGCAGATCCGCTACGACCGTGACGCCGACCTGAGCCTCATCCGCAGCAAGAAGGTGGCGATCGTGGGCTATGGCTCGCAGGGCCACGCCCACGCGCAAAACCTGCGCGACAGCGGGGTCCAGGTGGTGATCGCGCTACGGGACGGCAGCGGCAGCGCGAAGAAGGCGAAGGCCGACGGCTTCGACGTGAAGTCGCCCGCGCAGGCGGCGGAGTGGGCCGACGTCGTGATGATGCTCGCGCCCGACACGTCGCAGCCGGCGATCTGGCGCGAGTCGGTCGCGCCCGCGATGCGCAAGGGCAAGACCCTGATGTTCGCGCACGGGTTCAACATCCGGTACGGCACCGTGACGCCGCCGCCGGACATCGACGTGTCGATGGTCGCGCCGAAGGGCCCCGGTCACCGCGTGCGCGAGACGTTCGCGGAGGGCGGCGGCGTGCCCGCGCTGCTCGCGGTGCACCAGGACGCGAGCGGTTCGGCGGACGCGCTGGCGATGAGCTACGCGTCGGCGATCGGCGGTGGCCGCGCGGGCGTGCTGACCACGACGTTCACCGAGGAGACCGAGACGGATCTCTTCGGCGAGCAGGCGGTGCTCTGCGGCGGCGTGAGCGCGCTGGTGAAGGCGGGCTTCGAGACGCTGGTCGACGCGGGCTACCAGCCCGAGCTCGCGTACTTCGAGTGTCTCCACGAGCTCAAGCTCATCGTCGACCTGATGTACCGCGGTGGCCTCCGCTACATGCGCCACTCGATCAGCGACACGGCGGAGTGGGGCGACTACCAGGCGGGCCCGCGCATCGTCGACGAGCGCGTGCGCGGCGAGATGAAGAAGCTGCTGGGCGAGATCCAGGACGGCACCTTCGCGCGCCGCTGGATCGCGGAGAACGAGTCGGGCCGCGGTCAGTACAAGTCGATCAAGCGCTCCGAGCGGAACCACCAGATCGAAGAGGTCGGCGCGGGGCTGCGCAAGATGATGCCCTTCGTCCAGCCGGTCACGGTCGAGGAGAACGAGTGA
- the ilvN gene encoding acetolactate synthase small subunit, producing the protein MSDRVSLRTFVVLVEDVPGVLNRVASLFRRRNFNIESLSVGRTHEPGISRMTIVVRGDDRMGRLVEANLYKLVDVVRVDDITHRPSVTRDIALVRVRATPADRAAILQVCSVFRARVVDVALDSMMIECTGTEDKIRGLVTLLEPFGVLEMVQAGSIAMTRGASAQSASASGEARPETEVVASEDDDDVDLTDEAA; encoded by the coding sequence GTGAGCGATCGTGTGTCCCTGCGGACGTTCGTGGTGTTGGTCGAGGACGTGCCGGGCGTGCTCAATCGCGTCGCGTCGCTGTTCCGCCGCCGCAACTTCAACATCGAGTCGCTCAGCGTCGGGCGCACGCACGAGCCCGGCATCTCGCGCATGACGATCGTGGTGCGCGGTGACGACCGGATGGGCCGCCTCGTCGAGGCGAACCTCTACAAGCTCGTCGACGTCGTGCGCGTCGACGACATCACGCACCGGCCGAGCGTGACGCGCGACATCGCGCTGGTGCGCGTGCGCGCGACGCCCGCGGATCGCGCGGCGATCCTGCAGGTCTGCAGCGTGTTCCGCGCGCGCGTCGTCGACGTCGCCCTCGACTCGATGATGATCGAGTGCACCGGCACCGAGGACAAGATCCGCGGGCTCGTGACGCTGCTCGAGCCGTTCGGCGTGCTCGAGATGGTGCAGGCCGGATCGATCGCGATGACGCGCGGTGCCTCTGCGCAGAGCGCGAGCGCGTCCGGTGAAGCGCGCCCGGAGACCGAGGTCGTCGCGTCCGAGGACGACGACGACGTCGATCTGACCGACGAAGCAGCCTGA
- the ilvB gene encoding biosynthetic-type acetolactate synthase large subunit, with protein MDGSDPSTTSEVKRGAEAMWEALVAEGVEVVFGYPGGCIMPAYDVMPRYPVRHILCRHEQGAAHMADGYARVSGKVGVAIATSGPGATNLVTGIATAMLDSIPVVFITGQVPSKFIGTDAFQETDITGVTIPITKHNYLVTRAEEVYPILREAFELARSGRPGPVVVDITKDALQNVCAPVAPKKTASTRVSRAKRGLAPSKPISEHDLDAAAALIASAQRPVILAGHGIVRSGSTELVTQLVEKCDIPVGLTLLGLGGFPATHPRALGMMGMHGEAWVNQAIQEADLLIALGMRFDDRVTGNLATYAKNAKKIHVEIDPAEVDKNVRVDVALIGDLKKVLERLLPRVADKKHVAWNAALDAKRAEVAPIDIVNTPHDGRLFAAHVMHDLYRLTEGKAVVVTDVGQHQMWEAQYYKHDHPRGLVTSGGLGTMGFALPAGIGAAFAAKEKEVWIIAGDGGFQMTAAELSTCVQDGIKVNVAIINNGYLGMVRQWQELFYGGRYVATPIVSPDFVKLADAHGLPGMRVTKREEIPAAVAAARATDKTFVVEFRVEAEDAVYPMVPAGADLHDMIRRPSKNNGGAK; from the coding sequence GCTACCCGGTGCGCCACATCCTCTGCCGTCACGAGCAGGGCGCGGCGCACATGGCCGACGGCTACGCGCGCGTCAGCGGCAAGGTCGGCGTCGCGATCGCGACGTCGGGCCCGGGCGCGACGAACCTCGTCACCGGGATCGCGACCGCGATGCTCGACTCGATCCCCGTCGTGTTCATCACGGGTCAGGTCCCCTCGAAGTTCATCGGGACCGACGCGTTCCAGGAGACCGACATCACGGGCGTGACGATCCCGATCACGAAGCACAACTACCTCGTCACGCGCGCGGAGGAGGTCTATCCGATCCTCCGCGAAGCGTTCGAGCTCGCGCGCTCGGGTCGGCCTGGTCCGGTCGTCGTCGACATCACGAAGGACGCGCTGCAGAACGTGTGCGCGCCCGTCGCGCCGAAGAAGACGGCGAGCACGCGTGTGTCGCGCGCCAAGCGCGGCCTCGCGCCGAGCAAGCCGATCTCGGAGCACGATCTCGACGCGGCCGCGGCGCTGATCGCGAGCGCGCAGCGCCCGGTGATCCTCGCGGGCCACGGCATCGTGCGCTCGGGCTCGACCGAGCTCGTCACGCAGCTCGTCGAGAAGTGCGACATCCCGGTCGGGCTCACGCTGCTCGGGCTCGGTGGCTTCCCCGCGACGCACCCGCGCGCGCTCGGGATGATGGGCATGCACGGCGAGGCGTGGGTGAACCAGGCGATCCAGGAGGCGGATCTCCTGATCGCGCTGGGCATGCGCTTCGACGATCGCGTGACCGGCAACCTCGCGACGTACGCGAAGAACGCGAAGAAGATCCACGTCGAGATCGATCCCGCCGAGGTCGACAAGAACGTGCGCGTCGACGTCGCGCTGATCGGCGATCTCAAGAAGGTGCTCGAGCGCCTGCTGCCGCGCGTCGCGGACAAGAAGCACGTCGCGTGGAACGCGGCGCTCGACGCGAAGCGCGCCGAGGTCGCGCCGATCGACATCGTGAACACGCCGCACGACGGGCGCCTCTTCGCCGCGCACGTGATGCACGACCTCTATCGCCTCACCGAAGGCAAGGCCGTGGTCGTGACCGACGTCGGTCAGCATCAGATGTGGGAGGCGCAGTACTACAAGCACGATCACCCGCGCGGGCTCGTGACGTCGGGCGGCCTCGGCACGATGGGCTTCGCGCTGCCCGCCGGCATCGGCGCTGCGTTCGCGGCGAAGGAGAAGGAAGTCTGGATCATCGCCGGTGACGGCGGGTTCCAGATGACCGCGGCCGAGCTCAGCACCTGCGTGCAGGACGGCATCAAGGTCAACGTCGCGATCATCAACAACGGCTACCTCGGCATGGTCCGACAGTGGCAGGAGCTCTTCTACGGCGGGCGCTACGTCGCGACGCCGATCGTGAGCCCGGACTTCGTGAAGCTCGCCGACGCGCACGGTCTTCCCGGCATGCGCGTGACGAAGCGCGAGGAGATCCCGGCGGCCGTCGCCGCGGCGCGCGCGACCGACAAGACGTTCGTCGTCGAGTTCCGCGTGGAGGCCGAGGACGCGGTCTACCCGATGGTCCCGGCGGGCGCGGATCTGCACGACATGATCCGCCGTCCCAGCAAGAACAATGGAGGCGCGAAGTGA